One genomic window of Phoenix dactylifera cultivar Barhee BC4 chromosome 6, palm_55x_up_171113_PBpolish2nd_filt_p, whole genome shotgun sequence includes the following:
- the LOC103703768 gene encoding TLC domain-containing protein 5-like isoform X1, whose protein sequence is MSSFLKSEGSQPVFSPKETEASCSCSIQSRKSLQISKMEDYIINWVISGVVFWTTTFLVIRKLFPERTFDFCNRIVSTIHASLAVCLASLSVQDWSCPVCPVASRSSPWQMKTLAVSLSYLIYDLICCLFDNHVNLDNSVHHLVSIIGIGAGLAYQICGSEMVAALWITEISSPFLHTRELLKELGYRDTDLNLAVDILFAAVFSFARMVGGPYLTYLTLTAGNPLLIKAMALGLQLVSAFWFYKILRMVKYKVVKRVGPNKAAKTPSR, encoded by the exons atgtcttcttttctgaaaaG TGAAGGCAGTCAACCGGTTTTCTCTCCCAAAGAAACGGAAGCTTCTTGCTCTTGTTCAATACAAAGCAGAAAGTCCCTTCAAATAAGTAAGATGGAGGATTATATCATCAACTGGGTTATCTCTGGAGTGGTTTTCTGGACGACGACGTTCTTAGTAATCAGAAAATTATTTCCCGAACGTACCTTTGATTTCTGTAACCGTATTGTTTCCACAATCCATGCTTCACTGGCTGTCTGTTTAGCTTCTCTCTCTGTGCAAGACTGGAGCTGCCCTGTGTGTCCTGTGGCATCAAGGTCCTCTCCATGGCAG ATGAAAACACTGGCAGTGTCTCTTTCTTATCTGATCTATGATCTGATATGCTGCCTCTTTGACAACCATGTCAACCTCGACAATTCAGTTCATCACTTGGTCAGCATTATTGGTATTGGAGCGGGTCTTGCATATCAAATT TGTGGATCAGAAATGGTGGCAGCTTTATGGATAACAGAGATTTCTAGCCCTTTCTTGCACACGAGAGAACTTCTAAAGGAGCTTGGTTACAGAGACACCGACCTTAATTTAGCAGTTGAC ATTTTATTTGCAGCAGTCTTCTCATTTGCCAGGATGGTTGGCGGTCCATACCTAACATATCTAACCTTGACAGCAGGCAACCCACTGCTCATCAAG GCAATGGCACTAGGATTGCAGCTGGTGAGTGCATTCTGGTTCTACAAGATTCTCAGAATGGTGAAATACAAAGTGGTCAAGAGGGTGGGACCCAACAAAGCTGCCAAAACTCCTAGCCGCTAG
- the LOC103703768 gene encoding TLC domain-containing protein 5-like isoform X2: MEDYIINWVISGVVFWTTTFLVIRKLFPERTFDFCNRIVSTIHASLAVCLASLSVQDWSCPVCPVASRSSPWQMKTLAVSLSYLIYDLICCLFDNHVNLDNSVHHLVSIIGIGAGLAYQICGSEMVAALWITEISSPFLHTRELLKELGYRDTDLNLAVDILFAAVFSFARMVGGPYLTYLTLTAGNPLLIKAMALGLQLVSAFWFYKILRMVKYKVVKRVGPNKAAKTPSR, encoded by the exons ATGGAGGATTATATCATCAACTGGGTTATCTCTGGAGTGGTTTTCTGGACGACGACGTTCTTAGTAATCAGAAAATTATTTCCCGAACGTACCTTTGATTTCTGTAACCGTATTGTTTCCACAATCCATGCTTCACTGGCTGTCTGTTTAGCTTCTCTCTCTGTGCAAGACTGGAGCTGCCCTGTGTGTCCTGTGGCATCAAGGTCCTCTCCATGGCAG ATGAAAACACTGGCAGTGTCTCTTTCTTATCTGATCTATGATCTGATATGCTGCCTCTTTGACAACCATGTCAACCTCGACAATTCAGTTCATCACTTGGTCAGCATTATTGGTATTGGAGCGGGTCTTGCATATCAAATT TGTGGATCAGAAATGGTGGCAGCTTTATGGATAACAGAGATTTCTAGCCCTTTCTTGCACACGAGAGAACTTCTAAAGGAGCTTGGTTACAGAGACACCGACCTTAATTTAGCAGTTGAC ATTTTATTTGCAGCAGTCTTCTCATTTGCCAGGATGGTTGGCGGTCCATACCTAACATATCTAACCTTGACAGCAGGCAACCCACTGCTCATCAAG GCAATGGCACTAGGATTGCAGCTGGTGAGTGCATTCTGGTTCTACAAGATTCTCAGAATGGTGAAATACAAAGTGGTCAAGAGGGTGGGACCCAACAAAGCTGCCAAAACTCCTAGCCGCTAG